A genomic stretch from Arachis stenosperma cultivar V10309 chromosome 3, arast.V10309.gnm1.PFL2, whole genome shotgun sequence includes:
- the LOC130969959 gene encoding (R,S)-reticuline 7-O-methyltransferase-like, with the protein MMQQGVNMEDKEEMESLLGQAEIWKFMTSFTDSMALKCAVELGIADIIERHGESLPLWKIAEEIEDAASPEISMLQRIMRVLVRRKIFSAQHSENGDTVYGATRASKWILRDAKMTLAPMLLLENHPIHLNPAHYISQCIREGMQNGTAFFKCHGHEQFVMTGLDPEYNRLFNEGMVCTARVVSKAVISGYKDGFKEIKSLVDVGGGIGGSLSEIVKAFPHIKGINFDLPHVVATAPMYDGITHVGGDMFASIPQADAIYMKWILHDWSDEHCIKILKNCKKAIGESGKVIIVDHVLKPEGNDVFDDTGFAFDMMLLAHNSGGKERTQENWNCLFKETGFPRYNIININALPSIIEAFPI; encoded by the exons atgatGCAG CAAGGTGTAAACATGGAAGACAAGGAGGAGATGGAATCATTGCTTGGTCAAGCTGAAATCTGGAAGTTCATGACCAGCTTCACAGACTCCATGGCGCTAAAATGCGCCGTGGAGCTCGGCATCGCCGACATAATCGAGCGGCACGGCGAGTCACTGCCGTTGTGGAAGATCGCCGAAGAAATTGAAGACGCGGCTTCGCCTGAGATCTCCATGCTCCAAAGAATAATGAGGGTTCTTGTAAGAAGAAAGATCTTCAGTGCTCAGCACTCGGAAAACGGAGACACAGTGTACGGAGCCACACGCGCCTCCAAGTGGATCCTACGCGACGCAAAGATGACATTGGCGCCGATGTTGCTGCTTGAGAATCATCCCATTCACTTGAACCCTGCTCACTACATTAGTCAGTGTATCAGGGAAGGAATGCAAAATGGAACTGCGTTTTTCAAGTGCCATGGCCATGAACAATTTGTTATGACAG GTTTGGACCCTGAATATAACAGGTTGTTCAATGAGGGTATGGTTTGCACTGCAAGGGTTGTGTCAAAGGCTGTGATATCAGGCTACAAAGATGGGTTCAAAGAGATTAAGTCTTTGGTTGATGTTGGAGGTGGAATTGGAGGGTCACTCTCTGAGATTGTGAAGGCATTCCCACACATCAAAGGTATTAACTTTGATTTGCCTCATGTTGTTGCAACGGCACCCATGTATGATGGTATCACCCATGTTGGTGGAGACATGTTTGCTTCCATTCCCCAAGCAGATGCTATTTACATGAAG TGGATTTTACATGATTGGAGCGACGAGCACTGCATAAAGATTTTGAAGAACTGCAAGAAGGCAATAGGAGAGAGTGGGAAGGTGATAATTGTGGATCATGTTCTTAAGCCAGAAGGAAATGATGTGTTTGATGACACTGGCTTTGCCTTCGACATGATGCTTCTTGCACACAACAGTGGCGGCAAAGAAAGGACCCAAGAAAATTGGAACTGCCTCTTTAAGGAAACAGGCTTCCCTCGCTACAACATCATCAACATCAATGCTCTTCCATCAATCATTGAGGCATTCCCAATCTGA
- the LOC130966451 gene encoding uncharacterized protein LOC130966451 isoform X2: protein MVGSRSWIGALFNRSNTRRNADYLLTPIQEQRLQRLQERVNVPFDEARPDHQEALCSLWHCAFPNVSLKGLISDQWKEMGWQGPNPSTDFRGCGFISLENLLYFVRTYPTSFNRLMTKKGGKRATWEYPFAVAGINISYMLIQMLDLHSEKPRCLPGINFVRLLGEDEEAFDVLFCVAFEMMDAQWLAMCAEYMDFNEVLRATRLQLERELSLEDIHRIQDLPAYNLLYQ from the exons ATGGTTGGATCAAGATCATGGATAGGAGCACTCTTTAACCGCAGTAACACTCGAAGAAATGCTGACTATCTTTTGACACCAATCCAG GAGCAAAGACTTCAAAGACTTCAAGAACGGGTGAATGTTCCATTCGATGAGGCTCGACCGGATCACCAA GAAGCATTGTGTTCATTGTGGCATTGTGCCTTTCCAAATGTCTCTCTGAAAGGCTTGATATCTGATCAATGGAAAGAAATGGGATGGCAAGGTCCTAATCCATCAACAGACTTTAG GGGATGCGGCTTCATTTCGCTCGAAAACCTACTCTATTTCGTGAGGACTTATCCG ACATCTTTTAACAGGTTGATGACAAAGAAAGGAGGAAAGCGAGCGACATGGGAGTATCCGTTTGCCGTTGCTGGCATTAACATATCATATATGTTGATACAGATGCTGGATTTACACTCAG AGAAGCCTAGATGTCTTCCGGGCATTAATTTTGTCAGGTTATTAGGAG AAGATGAAGAAGCATTCGATGTTCTATTTTGTGTAGCGTTCGAGATGATGGATGCGCAGTGGCTTGCTATGTGTGCAGAGTACATGGACTTCAAt GAGGTTCTACGAGCGACGCGGCTGCAGTTGGAGAGAGAGCTATCCTTAGAAGACATCCATAGAATACAAGATTTACCTGCTTACAACCTCTTGTATCAATAG
- the LOC130966451 gene encoding uncharacterized protein LOC130966451 isoform X1, with amino-acid sequence MRLRKRKRCFPSCSSLHKVDEDEIYWRHRKKDEELEWSHNSTHLVSQFAQCFSNAMVGSRSWIGALFNRSNTRRNADYLLTPIQEQRLQRLQERVNVPFDEARPDHQEALCSLWHCAFPNVSLKGLISDQWKEMGWQGPNPSTDFRGCGFISLENLLYFVRTYPTSFNRLMTKKGGKRATWEYPFAVAGINISYMLIQMLDLHSEKPRCLPGINFVRLLGEDEEAFDVLFCVAFEMMDAQWLAMCAEYMDFNEVLRATRLQLERELSLEDIHRIQDLPAYNLLYQ; translated from the exons ATGAGATTGAGAAAGAGGAAACGATGTTTTCCTTCTTGCTCCTCTCTTCACAAA GTTGATGAAGATGAGATTTATTGGAGACAtagaaagaaagatgaagagTTGGAATGGTCACATAATTCCACTCACTTAGTATCTCAGTTTGCTCAATGTTTTT CTAATGCTATGGTTGGATCAAGATCATGGATAGGAGCACTCTTTAACCGCAGTAACACTCGAAGAAATGCTGACTATCTTTTGACACCAATCCAG GAGCAAAGACTTCAAAGACTTCAAGAACGGGTGAATGTTCCATTCGATGAGGCTCGACCGGATCACCAA GAAGCATTGTGTTCATTGTGGCATTGTGCCTTTCCAAATGTCTCTCTGAAAGGCTTGATATCTGATCAATGGAAAGAAATGGGATGGCAAGGTCCTAATCCATCAACAGACTTTAG GGGATGCGGCTTCATTTCGCTCGAAAACCTACTCTATTTCGTGAGGACTTATCCG ACATCTTTTAACAGGTTGATGACAAAGAAAGGAGGAAAGCGAGCGACATGGGAGTATCCGTTTGCCGTTGCTGGCATTAACATATCATATATGTTGATACAGATGCTGGATTTACACTCAG AGAAGCCTAGATGTCTTCCGGGCATTAATTTTGTCAGGTTATTAGGAG AAGATGAAGAAGCATTCGATGTTCTATTTTGTGTAGCGTTCGAGATGATGGATGCGCAGTGGCTTGCTATGTGTGCAGAGTACATGGACTTCAAt GAGGTTCTACGAGCGACGCGGCTGCAGTTGGAGAGAGAGCTATCCTTAGAAGACATCCATAGAATACAAGATTTACCTGCTTACAACCTCTTGTATCAATAG